The following are encoded together in the Sphingomonas insulae genome:
- the msrB gene encoding peptide-methionine (R)-S-oxide reductase MsrB, with translation MDQLNLSEAEWRKRLTPAQYHVLREAGTERAFAGALTDNKADGTYCCAACHLDLFDSADKYDSGSGWPSFSQPISPDRVSDHTDTSHGMTRTETRCARCDSHMGHVFPDGPPPTGLRYCMNSIALEFRARK, from the coding sequence ATGGATCAGCTCAACCTTTCGGAAGCCGAGTGGCGCAAGCGGCTCACGCCGGCGCAATATCACGTCCTGCGCGAAGCAGGCACCGAACGCGCCTTTGCCGGCGCACTCACCGACAACAAGGCAGATGGCACCTATTGCTGCGCCGCCTGCCATCTCGACCTGTTCGACAGCGCGGACAAATACGACAGCGGATCGGGCTGGCCGAGCTTCAGCCAGCCGATATCGCCCGATCGCGTGTCGGATCACACCGACACCAGCCACGGCATGACCCGGACGGAAACGCGTTGCGCGCGCTGCGACAGCCACATGGGCCACGTCTTTCCCGACGGCCCGCCGCCGACCGGCCTGCGCTATTGCATGAACTCGATCGCGCTGGAGTTTCGCGCGCGCAAGTAA
- a CDS encoding NAD(P)/FAD-dependent oxidoreductase, protein MRRTAALIVGGGPAGSAAAIRLAAAGAQPVMVERHPDGDALCGGFVSWRTLDRIAQLGVDADALNRDRLTRVTIFAGGRVREAMLPRPAIGVSRRRLDILLRHAAMRSGVAIETGATVRHVDGLTAHLADGAMIAADALFLATGKHDLRGLARPASARGSDPTLGIRVRLSPAPALRRLLDGQIELHLFDRGYAGIALQEDGSANLCMAVHRSRLQDAGSPADLIASLGRELPRLGERIAHLAPHATVDAIANVPYGWRQRTGTPGLFRLGDQAGVIPSLAGEGMGIALASGIDAAEAWRIGGPAAATAWQERFARRLARPMAVAGGVRRIAESRWSAPVVAMMPAALIQVMAHATRMTP, encoded by the coding sequence ATGCGTCGAACGGCTGCGCTGATCGTCGGCGGCGGCCCGGCCGGATCCGCGGCTGCCATCCGCCTGGCGGCGGCGGGCGCGCAGCCCGTGATGGTCGAGCGCCATCCCGACGGCGATGCCCTTTGCGGCGGTTTCGTGAGCTGGCGGACGCTCGACAGGATCGCCCAGCTGGGCGTCGATGCCGACGCGCTCAACCGCGATCGACTGACCCGTGTGACGATTTTCGCCGGTGGCCGCGTACGTGAGGCGATGCTGCCCCGACCGGCGATCGGCGTCTCGCGACGGCGGCTGGACATACTGCTGCGACACGCGGCCATGCGAAGCGGGGTGGCGATCGAGACCGGCGCCACTGTTCGTCACGTCGACGGACTCACCGCGCATCTGGCCGACGGCGCGATGATCGCCGCCGACGCCCTGTTCCTGGCGACCGGCAAGCACGACCTGCGCGGACTGGCGCGGCCGGCATCGGCACGGGGCAGCGACCCCACGCTGGGCATCCGCGTCCGCCTGTCACCCGCACCGGCGCTGCGTCGCCTGCTGGACGGGCAGATCGAACTCCACCTGTTCGATCGCGGCTACGCGGGGATCGCCCTGCAGGAAGACGGCAGCGCCAACCTGTGCATGGCGGTGCATCGTTCGCGATTGCAGGACGCGGGCAGCCCCGCCGACCTGATCGCCAGCCTGGGCCGCGAACTGCCGCGACTGGGCGAACGGATCGCGCATCTCGCGCCACATGCGACCGTCGATGCGATCGCCAACGTACCCTATGGATGGCGTCAGCGGACCGGCACCCCCGGCCTGTTCCGGCTCGGCGATCAGGCGGGCGTGATCCCCAGCCTGGCCGGCGAAGGCATGGGCATCGCCCTTGCAAGCGGCATCGACGCCGCCGAGGCTTGGCGGATCGGCGGTCCCGCCGCGGCGACGGCGTGGCAGGAACGGTTCGCGCGCCGCCTCGCCCGGCCGATGGCGGTGGCCGGCGGCGTGCGTCGCATTGCGGAAAGCCGCTGGTCGGCGCCGGTCGTGGCGATGATGCCGGCCGCACTGATCCAGGTCATGGCTCATGCGACCAGAATGACCCCATAG